Within Lusitaniella coriacea LEGE 07157, the genomic segment ATCTATTTGAATCGCCATAGTTGGGACTGACACGGTGATGCGGAGAGCGGTCGGAACGCCTCTGAGGGAACCTCAGAGGACGCAAGCCGACCGAGGAGATGCGGAGAATTTTTACAATGTGCAATTTGAAAGATTTGATATGACACGGAGACACAGGGAATTTTTATAATGGGCAATTAGAAGGATTTGATATCAGAAGCGTAACTTTTGCAATCGCATACTCTCGACTGCGTAACGCCATGAAAAAATCTAGCTCAATAGCGAATCCTTTGAGCCGAGAGGACAAGAGCCTCAAGGGTTATTCTAAATTTAGCGTCGCTCTAAATTGCTAGTAAACCGCGTCTAGCTTGAAAACCTTAGTTTTAGGAATCCACCGAAAGATCCTCTAGGCTGAAGACTGTAGGTTTTAGAGCATCCCGAAAAAACTCCAGGTTTCGACGTGGATGCGGTTTAGAAGGAGATTTTCTCGATAAATAGCAAATCCACAATCTTCCCCCTTACCGGATTAAGGGAGATGTCAGAGAAGAATCGCACAAAAGGATTAAGAAGAAGGCGTATCTTCTGAAGACGAATCCTCCTCACCAGAAGCTTCCGGTGCAGGCTCTTCCGTTGGCGTTGCAGGCTGCTTTTCCAAAGCGCGTTTTTGCTTGCGCTTCCGTTCTGCTTGCAGCGCGTCTTCAAGCACCGCCTGGACTTGATCCATCTTTTCCAAATTGCTGCGGTAGAGATCGAGGTCTTTTTGAACCTTATCCGTCGATAACTTTAAACTCTCACACAGTTCTTGGAGGATTGAATTGCGCTGCTTCTCATCGTTCACCACCTCTGCATCTATTTGTTCGAGAAGCGAGTACAACCCAATCGCAAACAGACGACTATATTTGAAAGAATCATTAAAAGCAATCTCCTTAAAGCGCTCGTAGAGATTGCTCGCACTCCCTTGGGAAACAAGCGAACTGTTCCAAGAGGAAATTTGCTCGATAGATAAACCTTGAACTGAGTTTTTTAAATTTTCTGCATCTTGTCGATAGGTTTGGGGATCTCCTTGAACCGCTTGGCACAAAGCATTAAAAATTGAAGATAAATCTTGCTCTGGGCGATAGCCTCGCATAAAGCGATCGAAGGAGGTTACAACGCCTAAAGCATAAATAGGATCGTAGCGAAAGTTGACATTCACAGAGAGCAGATGCATCTCTACCATCAACTCCTCAACCACTCGTCGGTAGACGGAGTTAATCGGGCGGGTATGATGAGCGTAAAATTTACGCTTTGTGTCGGAGACAGTACGAACTTGATCCACAGAGTAGAGATTATAGAGATACAGCAATCCTATTGTCTCGCTTAAAGACTCCTTTGCCAAGGGTTAACATCTTCGACTCCCTCGGTTGTGGTATTTCATTAAGTAATGAGAGTATCGGTCGAATGGTCGTTTTCTAGGCGGTGCTGTTGCTGTTGCACAGAAGGCGTTGTAACGGGTTCGCCAACTTCTCCGGATTTAATGTGAATTTGAATTTGCGGCCCAGAACTCGCGAGGCGAACGACCATCCCATCAATCACAACGGCTTTATTAATTCGCTTCCCGTCTAAATAGGTGCCATTTGCCCCTAGATTTCTAATCTCCCATTGAGAATCTTTGCGTTGAATCTCGATATGATGCCGAGAGACAACTGCACTGTAGAGAATAACCTCGTTATCTGTCGAGCGCCCAACCCGAATTCGCGATTTCGGGTCAAAAGTCCAACTTTGGACGGGGACAGCTTGGAGTGGATGCAGCAGGGTCAAAGTAATCACTGATGTTTCATCTTTCAAGGATGTGGGAAAGTCAGCCTTGATGGTTCTCTTTTCAGAGACAGCAAGCAACCAACGCTTATTCTGACATAACTGGCTCTCCTTGACCAGTTCAAAAGCCTGACGGAGATTTCAGTAAAGTCCTTTATAGCACTACATCAACACATTGGGATAAGGGGTTTAAACCCTTTTTTCAAAGAAGATTTAAGGTTTTTGTCAAGTTAAGCTAAAACACATTCAAGGTGGGTATTGGGCGCTCTGTAGCAAAGCCGTCAATCTCTCACCGCGTCACCCCTAGGTCAGCATTCCCTTGCTAGGTCGGCGTTCCCTTGCTAGGTCGGCGTTCCCTTGCGTCTTTCGCCGACGCGGGTTCCGACCTCCCCGTGTCAGCCTCAGTCATAATTTAAATGCATAGCAGCTTATCTTCATAGCAAGGGCAATTGAATTTGAGATGCGCGATCGCGCTCAACAGTTATTGTAATAATTTGCCGATCGATTAAATCTGTCTCGCCAGGAAATGCCCCCATTCCAGGATTGATAGCATAGGCGGGAAAACAAGTCGCACTCAAGCTGAGGCGCAAGCAGGTTCCTTTCTTTAAGGTCGTACAAGTTGCCTGAAGGGGTATTTTCACAGGTCTTTGAGGGAAATCAACTCGAATATAGCCTTGGGTAAAGTTGTAAACCCGACCGTCGGGATGGACTTCCGATAAAATCCCACAGAGATCGAAACTGGGAACGTCTGCCGTGCAGTCAATTAAGATGAATCCTTGTCCAACAACGGTTATTGCCTCAATTAAGGGTTCGGAGGTATAGGTGAGGACATCTGTGCGACAATCGATGCCAGAGCGCTCGAAAGACCCCGCAGGAATCGATGGGTGACCGCCTAATGAGGGGACGGGTCGCCAAGGATCGCTGACTAAAATATCTTCTTGGGTTTGGGGGTCGGGCGTGAGAAGGAGTTGACCGGATTTATCTTGAATGCTGGCTAATCCATCGCTTGCTAAATAGTAGGTTCGGTAATTGTCTTGGGCAATCGTTTCAAAAGAACGCCATTGATTAGAACCCATTTCAAAATAACGCACGGGCGGTTCTTTGAGAATGCCGTTTTCTTTGCCTTTGAGGAAGCAATCGAACCAGCGGATTTGTAGGGAATCAACGGGACTGGCGGCGGCTGCACCATAATCGATCTCTCCAACTTTGCGACCCCAAGGAAGGTGCGCCCAGGGTCCGATAATTAGGGATTGGGGACTGTTGGTTTTTGCCATTTGCTGGTAGAGGTTCAGGGTTCCGCGCAAATAGGGGTCGAACCATCCGCCGATGTGTAATTGAGGCAGGTTGATCGCGTCTAAGGGAAGAATTTGGGATTGCCAATCGCGATCGAATGTTGGGTGCGCCAGCCATCGCTGGTAAAAGGAACCGGGACAATGGGTTTGGAAGGCTTTTTGAAAGGCGGGAGTGGGGGTGTCGAAGGGGAGATGGCGCGAGGCTTGGTGGAGGATTTGGTAAGCGGCGCGATCGCGCTTGAGGCGAGCAGTTTCTGCGGCGAGTTGTACCGCCCACCCCAAGTTGGCTTGCAGGCAAAATGCTCCGTTCTCGTAAGCCCAATCGCTGTAGAGGTTGTAACCCACCATTCCCGGACATAGGACTTTGAGGACTGGGGGGCGGCTAGCGGCGGCGTAGAGTTGCGTCATTCCTTGATAGGAGAAGCCATACATTCCCACTTTTCCGGTGCTTCTGGGAAGTTGAGCCGCCCAAGTGACCGTATCGAATCCATCTTCTACTTCCCCCATAAAGGGATTGAATTCTCCCTCGGAGGTTCCCCGTCCGCGCACGTCCTGAATGACAACGATGTAACCTTGCTTGGCGTACCAGGTGGGATGGGCATAAACAACGGTGGACGCGATCGCGCGCCCGTAAGGTTGGCGCATTAATAACACCGGAAACGTTCCCTCTTCCCTAGGACGATAAATATCCGAGTCCAATCGCACGCGATCGCGCGTCAACATCGAGGCGGTTTCCTTGATTACACTCATTTTTTATCCCCAAGTTTGACAGCCCGTCTTTTGACAAGCGTTTCCCCGTTACTCAGAATCGAAGGTTATAGCAGTAAGCAGTCAGGTGTCACCAAAAGATTAGCCATTTCTAGCTTGTCGCTTGGTGAGATGTCCTAACGTCTATTCGTAGTGTTATATCCTAAAATTTCGCCGCAGACATTACCCATGCACGACGATTTTCACAAACCCAAACTCATTTCCATTGGCATTACACCGTTGGGTATTATCTCCATTGGCGTTGTCCCAATGGGCGTTATCTCCATTGGCATTGTCCCAATGGGCGTTATCTCCATTGGTTCGGTGGCAATGGGACTGATCTCAGCAGGTGCAGTGGCAATGGGAGGCGTAGCGATGGGCGCGCAAACGATGGGCATTGTCAGCATCGGACAAATGGGCATGGGGAACGTGCGCGTTCCGCTCAATTTCGAGCATCATCACCATCACACCGACACGCCGAAATCAACCGAAACTCAACCACCACAAGCTGCACCATAACCTGTAAATCTAGATCAACTCAATTTCTCCGCGATGCTTAAATTGGGTCTGTAAAAGGCGTAAAATTCGCTCCTCTGCACCAGCCACTAATTGAGCTTCGGAACGAAACGGAATCCCATCAGGGATCGAAAAGGATTCAGAGGACTTGGGCTGTTGTACCAATTCTAGGGCTTGGGGTGTCGAAGCATTCTGCGTTAATGGCGTTTCACGAGTATCTGCCTGAGACGCGGGAAGATGCTGTACGGGTTCGAGGGCTAAAACCACGAGAAATGAGGTAAGAACAAGGATACTGAAATCAAATTTTTGGCGCATGGCATCTGCTAACGGTGAAACGAGCTTAAGGTACAAGTCTATCAAAAGTTAAATTTAGTTCCTCTCGATATGCAAGGGTAAATATACTCGCTTGCCCGACAAAGCAGCCCTCTTTTCCATTAAGAATTTTGACTAGGCGGTTCTCAATCCGAGAAGAGAGTCACTATCATCGGAAGTGATTAGTGGAGAATCGACTTATTTATAACAACTGCATGACGTGTAATTGAATTTTGCAACATCTACTTTCAAAGTATTGCCTGTTTCACCTTGAAAATGGCAATAATTCATGAAATTTGCTAATGGCAACGCGATCGGAAACCAGGGAGTTAATTATGGAACCGCCAAACTTGTCGATTGAAGAAGAAGAATTTGAACCGTGCGAACATTACAATCAACTCGAACCCGATACCGCAGCAGCTTTCACGCGATCGCTTCCTTCTGGTTCGATGATGGTCAAACAAGTGTCCAGTTGTTCGACCTCCGTCGTTAATGGACTTTCCAAACAAATTATTGATGAAATGAACGCAATTGTCCCCGGTGTTCTCGTCACATTTGATAGCTTTAACGTGAGTATTGGTCCTGCGGTGTGGCCCTACTTGCAACAACCCGCTAAAGAAGCGTTAGGGCGCGCGATCGCGGATAGGGGTCAAACCCTCAGCGTCAACTCCGCCTACCGCACGATCGCGCAACAACTGATCCTCTACAACCATTCCCTGCGCCGTCGCTGTGGCATCAGCATCGCAGCCCGTCCCGGCAGAAGCAACCATCAAAGCGGACTCGCAGTTGACATCAACGATCCCCAAGGGTGGCGACCCTTCCTCGAACGCCAAGGCTGGAGTTGGTTGGGACGCAAAGATCCCCCTCACTTCAACTACGTCGGCGGCGGAACCCAAGACATTCGCAGTTTAGCCGTCCTCGCCTTCCAAAAACTCTGGAATAAAAACAACCTCAACAGCCAAATTACCGAAGACAGCGCCTACGGACCCCAGGTTGAATCCTGCCTCAACAAATCCCCCATTGAAGGCTTTGGTGCAACTCCTCCCGGCGGCGGTTCGAGAACCCTGCGACTCAGCACCCCCCGCATGGAAGGAGACGACATACGCGAAATTCAACAAGCTTTAGCAAGCGCGGGTTTCCAACTCGATCTCGATGGCGTGTACGGATCCGGAACTGCCGCGGCTGTTAAAGAATTTCAAGCTAAAGAAGGTCTAGAAGCCGATGGGATTTTCGGTCCCGCAAGCCGGACTAAACTGCTCAAACCAAAACTCTAAAAGTTCGCGTCCAGTTGTGGCTTTTAGATCGGGAATGGCAACTTAGAAAGCATCCAGAAACCCCCAACAGACTTTAATACGTTATCACTGTAAAACTTCGCCAGCTACCCCCTTATGCAGGGGGTCTGGGGGAGGCATCCCTCCCCCGGTGGGGGGTTTGGGGGGCGAGTCCCCCGATACAGCTCTCGGTTTTAAGCAGAAAGTTATTCTTTGTTTGCATTTAGTTCACATCAGACGTTATTCATAACTTAAATAATGACTCGTAGCATCTACGCATTACTCGTCGGCATCGATGAATACGTTAGCCCCATCCCGCCCTTACAAGGGTGCGTTAACGATATCAAAGCCATGCAGGACTATCTCGAAGGGCGCGTTGCCACAGGCGACGATCGCGTCCACATCAAAACCCTATTTAACCAAGAAGCAACCCGTCAGGCGGTTATTGAGGGATTTCGCACCCACCTTTGCCAAGCTACCGCAGAGGATGTCGCCCTGTTTTGCTACTCCGGACATGGCGCGCAAGAACAAGACCCACCGGAGTTTTGGACGATTGAACCCGATCGAACCAACGAAACTCTCGTCTGTTACGACAGCCGCAGTGCCAACGGGTGGGATTTAGCCGACAAAGAACTTGCCAAACTCATCGCCGAAGTTGCCGAGAAAAATCCCCACATCACCATCGTTCTCGACTGCTGTCATTCTGGCACTGGAACCCGCGACCTGGATGTCGCCACGCGCCAAGCTCCTATCGACACGCGATCGCGCCCCGTTGAAAGTTTCATCTTTTCTATTGCCGAAGCCAGCCAACTCACCGGAACCCGCAGCCTCGAAGACAACGCCACTGGGTGGTCACTCCCCCAAGGCAGACACATTCTCCTCGCCGCCTGTCGGGAAATCGAACTCGCCAAAGAATACAACGCGAGCGGTCAGCGCCGGGGAGCGTTTTCCTACTTCCTCCTCGATACTCTCAAAAAAGCCAACGGTAGTCTCTCCTATCGCGACCTCTTCAAACGCGCCAACGCCCTCGTCCAAGCCAAAGTTTCCGCCCAATCGCCACAACTCGAAGCCACCCTCTCCGGCGATCTCGACCAACCCTTTTTAGGCGGGGCAATTCCCAGCCGAACCCCCTACTTCACCCTCAGCCATCACAAAGAATACGGCTGGGTTATCGATGGCGGCGCAGTTCACGGCATCGCTCAACCCACAGCAGACGAAACCACCTTCCTCGCTCTCTTTCCCTTCGACGCTCCTCCCGAACAGCTCAAACAACTCTCCGCCTCTCTGGGAGAAGCAGCCGTCACCGAAGTGATGCCCCAACTGAGTAAAGTGCGCCTGGAGGAAATTGAAAATCCCGATACCGAAACCACCTTCAAAGCCGTCATTACCAGCCTTCCCTTGCCCCCCAAAGGCGTATTTATTACCGGGGACGAGTCAGGGGTCGAATTAGTAAGGAAAGCCCTTCAAGAAGCCGCTCCCCAACAGCAGCCCTCTCTCTACGTGCGGGAAGTGGAAACCCCCGAAGCCGCAGACTTTAAACTCCTTGCTCGCAATGGCGAATATTTAATTACCCGACCCACCGACGATCGCCCCTTAGTCGCGCAGATTCAAGGGTATAGCCCAGCCAAAGCCGTCAAAGCTATTGAGCGCCTCGAACACATCACCCGTTGGACGAACATTGTCGAACTCTCCAGCCCCGCAAACAGCCGCATTCGACCGGACGCAGTGCAACTGTCCGTTTATCAGAATGGAGAAGAATTACAAGGGACAGATATTCGCCTGGAATATTGTAAGGAAAATGGTCGCTGGCTAGAACCTCAATTTAAAGTTAAGCTCGCCAATACAAGTAACAAGCCGCTATACTGCGCCCTGTTAGATTTGACCGACACCTATGCTGTTAGCGCAGAGCTATTAGCATCGGGTGGCGTTTGGTTGCAACCGGGCGAAGAAGCCTGGGCTTTAGGGGGCGAGGCTATTTACCCCACCGTTCCGCAAAAGCTTTGGGAACAGGGAATTACAGAAACGCGAGATATTCTTAAACTGATTGTGAGTACGGCTGAATTTGATGCGACTTTGCTCGAACAAGATGCCCTAGATTTACCCTTTGGCTCGAAAGCTGTACCGAAGCGGGGGAAAGGAACGCTTAACCGTTTAATGAGCCGCACGCGATCGCGCGTTCTTCGTTCCAAACCCGAATCCGAAGTAGAATACGACGATTGGATTGGCACTCAAATTGGCATCGCTACCGTTCGTCCCCTCGAAACCACCCCCATCCCCCAAGAAACTCCCATTACTCTCGGTCAGGGCGTAACCGTTCAGGGACATCCCCAACTCAACGCCAAAGCCCGCCTCACCACCGTCACCCAAGCCACGCGAGACTTAGGAAATGACCTCATCCCGCCATTACTCAGATCGGCAGGCGTACAACCCTTCCAATTCAACACCAGTCGAGGGAATGACCCCGGACTGAGTGCCTTGGAATTGAGCGATATTGAAAACCCCTCAGTTGTCACCCCCGAAAATCCCCTCGTCCTCGAACTCGACGCATCCTTACAACCCAATGAAGAATTACTCCCCGTTAGTTACGATGGCGAATTTTTCCTCCCCCTCGGCGGCTGTCGCAGCACTCCAGAAGGAAAAACAGAGGTTCGCCTAGAACGCCTCAGCGACCCCATGAGCAAAGGATCGCGCAGTTTGGGCGGCTCAATTCGCATCTTCTTCCAAAAAATCGTCACCCAAAAGTTAGGACTAGATTTCACCTATCCCTTACTCGCCGTCGCCAAAGTCAGCCCCGACGAAACCGTAACCTACGAAACCGATCGCGAACAAGTCCAAGCCAGAATTGCCTCAGCAGAGCGCATTCTCCTATTCGTCCACGGCATCATTGGCGACACCCAAAGCATGGTCAAAAGTGTACAACGGGCAAAAGTTAACGCAGAAGGACAAGAACGCCTCTTAATCGACTGCTACGATCTCGTCCTCACCTTCGACTACGAAAACTTGCACACGCCTATTGAAGAAAATGCCCGACTGCTCAAACAGCGATTGGAAGCCATTGGCTTGGGGGAAAATCATGGGAAAACCCTGCACGTTGTCGCCCACTCAATGGGGGGATTAGTCTCTCGCTGGTTTATCGAACGAGAAGGCGGCAACCAAATCGTACAGCACCTAATTATGCTGGGAACGCCCAATGGCGGCTCTCCCTGGTCGGTGGTAGAGGATTGGGCGCTGACTGCCCTCAGTTTGGGATTAAATGGCTTAACAAAAATAACTTGGTCCGTTCCCGTTGTCGGACAACTCGTTGCATTAACGAAGCTTGCAGTTAAAGCCGTCGAAACCATTGACGTGTCTTTGGATCAAATGAACCCGGACTCGGACTTCCTCAAAAATCTCGCCAGCAGTCCCGAACCCGGAATTCCCTACACGATTCTTGCGGGGAATACCGCCCTCGCACCCAACGCTCTCGAACCAGAACCGGGCAAACAAACCAGTCCCCTTGAGCGATTGATGCAAAAGCTGTTCAACCGCGCGATGGAAAAACCCTTCTTCGGTCAACCCAACGACATTGCAGTAACGGTGAAAAGCATCAAAAACGTCAGTGAGTCTCGCACTCCCCAACCCCAAATCCAAGAAGTAGGCTGCGATCATCTCGTTTATTTCAGTCACGAAGCAGGACTGACAGCATTAGCCGCAGCCGTTGCTAAAGAAATGCCCACTGCTCAACCCGAATCTCCTCCAGAACCAGAGGAACGCCCCCCCGTTACCCCGACACCCATTGCAGAACCCGAAAGCAGCCGTTCCGCCGAACCCCCGTCTCCAAACATCCCAGAGGAAGTCACTCCTGTCGAACAAAAGGAATCGAAATCGTGGATTGGCGTAACCACAATACTCATTGCTGTTGCAATTATCCTCAGTTTGTTCCTCTTCCAACAATTGCGCTTGAACCCATCTAACGAGCAACCGGAAGATCGGCAATCCTTGCTACTTTAATCTGAATCAAAAGCCCGAAACCCCGTCCGTAAATTCCTCACCTCCTGAGTGAGTATAAATACCAATTGCCGATCGCGTAAAAATATTCGATCTCCATTTTTGGCTGTCTGTTTCTCCGAAAATCTTGTTAGAGTGAATGTCGTTGGGAACTGAAAGCATTAGAGAGGAAAAGTCATGCGATCGCGCACCCTTCGAGAAGGTTCTGTCGGACTATTGATTCTCATTGGTTTAGGCTTATTTGGCATCATCACCGTCTGGCTGCGTGGCATAGAATTCGGTCAAAAAAACTACCAACTCGCGATCGAATTTGCCAATGCCAATGGAATGTCTATCGGTTCTCCCGTTCGCTATCGCGGAGTCAACGTTGGCAAAATCGTCAATATTGAACCCGGAACCAACGGCGTTAAAGTCATTGTCGAAATTAGCCCCGTTGATTTGCTCATTCCCAAAAATGCCACGATTCAAGCCAATCAATCGGGGCTTCTCAATCAAGCTTCTGTTGACATTACTCCCCTTCAACCGCTCTCTCAAAGCGCTCTAGCTGAAAGTCCCATTGGCAAAGATTGCAATCCCGATCTGATCGTTTGCGAAAATGCAACCCTTCAAGGAGAAGCTGGCGCAACCATCGACGATTTACTCAACAGTACCGTGCGTCTCAGCGAAGTCTATGCCAGTCCGGAATTTGCGCAAAACATCAATAAACTCCTAGAAACCGTTGAAGTCACTGCCCTTGATGTCACCAAACTCAGTGCCGAACTCAAACTCCTCTCGCGTTCCGTGCGCGGACAAATTCCATCTCTATCCGGAAACCTGACACGCGGTACCGATACCTTAAACACAACAGCCCTCTCATTAGGTCAATCTGCCGATCGTATCGCGGGAACCGTCGATTCAACTGCTCTTAACCTCAATGTCCTTTCCGCCAATCTGAATCGCTTAATTGAAGCCAATGGAGCGGATTTAGGCAGTACTTTGAACAGCGTGCGAGAAACGAGCGAAAGCTTGGATACGTTGCTCGTTCAACTGCAACCCACCGTGGCAGGTTTGAATACTGTCCTTCAACCCCAAGAAGTTGAAAACCTGCGCAACTCCCTGAATATTCTAATCGACAACACCAGCGTGGCATCAGAAAATCTCCGCAACGCATCTAACAATTTAAATAATCCCTTCCTCGCGCTCTCGCTGCAAGAACTCCTCAACTCCGCTAGAGAAACCTTTGAAAACGCGCGCAAAATCACCGCAGAGATTGACGAAATTACCGGAGATCCAGAATTCCGCAATAATCTCCGCAACCTCGTCAACGGCTTAGGGGATTTACTCTCCTCCACCCAAGAATTAGAACATCACATTCAATTGGCTGAAGCTCTCGAAGAATCCCGCAAGCGCGTGCAAGTCCTTGAAGAACAAATCCTCGTGCAAAAACAACAACACTCTAAAACCGCCCCTCCTCCCCCTAAAACCCCATCTCCAATCCGCGAACCTCAAGTTTTGCAACCGGAATAATGAGGGATCGTTCTTCGTGATAAGTTCCAACTGACAGACGAGCAAATTAATGGCGCTTTATCTTACCTTGAAGCTCATCGATCTCAGATAGAAGTGGAGTATCAAGACGTTTTACGCACTAGAGAAGAGATTCGTCAGTATTGGGAAGAATACAATCGCGATCGCGTTGCTCGAATTGCAAAGATGCCGCGAAAGCCCGAAACAGAGTCTCTTTGGGCAAAACTTGCGGCGCAAAAAGCGCAGCGTTCCGCAGAGAAACAATGACCTTCTTCGTAGACTACAATCTTGACGGCTATACTCTTGTTTTCCTGGGTATTTTGACTAGAAAACCGCGATCGCGCTCAAACTTGCGGATCGACCTTAGAATCGGGAATTTCGGGAGAATGCTGGATTTCCTGCAAGTTGTAACCTTGACGGTTGAGCTGTCGGACAAACTGAGTCGAATCGCTCTGTTCTTGGGTTTTAGGGGATTTTTCAGCAGCAGCTCGATTTTTTCTTAATTTAGCTTGTCGTCCCATGATTTTGCCATCCTCGTACTGGACTTAAAGGGTTCGATCTTTGATGATTTTTTGCCGATTTGAATTTGGATTATCAATTCGGTTCCTTTTCCTGGAGTTGAACAACATCTTAGCTTACCGCTATGTCGTTCGGTCACGATTTGATAAGCAATTGCCAGTCCCATTCCCGTTCCTTTGCCGATAGGTTTGGTGGTGAAAAAGGGATTAAAGATTTGTGGTTGAACGGATTCGGGGATTCCCATTCCATTATCCGCGATCGCGATTTCCACCCAACCTTTATCAATGACGGACGTGCGGATGCGAATTTGAGGCGAGTCTGTTTCAGGATTGATTCTACTCTCTTCTAATGCTTCAATCCCATTTGCCAAAATATTCATAAAAACCTGATTTAATTGTCCCGCAAAACAGTCCACCAAGGGAAGCATTCCATACTCTTTGACAATCTCAATTGCCCGTAACTTGTTGTTCCCTCGGAAGCGATGTTGCAAAATCAACAGAGTACTGTCGATTCCCGCGTGAAGATCGACTGTTTTAAACTCAGACTCATCCATGCGCGAAAAGGTTCGCAGAGATAAAACAATATTGCGAATGCGCTCAGTTCCAACCTTCATTGAAGTCAGAATTTTTGACAAATCTTGCGATAGAAAATCCAGATCGATCTCTTCAATTTTTGACTCGATCTCCGGCACGTACTTACGACAATGATACCGATACAGTTCGATCAGTTTAAGTAAATCTTCAGCGTACTCAATTGTATGAGTAATATTGCCGTGAATAAAGTTAACTGGATTATTGATTTCGTGGGCAATTCCGGCAACTAATTGCCCCAAACTCGACATCTTTTCTTGTTGAACCAACTGTGCTTGAGCCTGCTGGAGTTCCTGTAAGGTTTGTTCTAATTTCTCTTTTTGTTCCTTAAGAGAAGCTGTCCGCTCTCGAACGCGATTTTCTAGAGTTTCATTTGCCTGTTTGAGGGCGATTTCGCTGGCTTGCAGCGTCTCTGTATCCGCTTGAATGCGCTTTGCCATTTGGTTAAAAGCTTTCGCAATTTGAGCCAATTCGTCAGAACCTCCAATTTTTGCACGGATAGAAAGCTCTCCCTTGGCAAAATTATGGCTAGCTGCGACTAACTTAGCCGCGCGCCGAGTGAGGGTTTTCTCAAAAAAGAACCAAATGGCAATACAAAATATTCCCAATCCCACAGCAGCAGAGAGGGAGCGTTGCAAAGCATCTTTCAAAGCGCGTTGTTTGAGTAGGGAGAGATCGTACTCCAGCCAAAGAGTGCCGATGCGAGACGGACGCAACTCCCCCGGCACCATTTTCAGAGGAACGGGGTAAATTGCCCAAATTTTTCGCTTATCTTCCGAGAGAAGGATTTGTCCGGACAGGGTTTCCCGAACTTGTGTAAAAGTGAGTTCGCGATTTGCAGCCGGTGTATTTTGGAGCGCGCGATCGCGCAGTTCATAACGAGTGGCTAAAAGAACGCGATTTTTTTCGTCATACAAAACGCTTAAGCGAAGATTGACATCGTTCCGCATCTTGCTAATCGCAACTTCTGCCTGCTCGACATCGCCGCGACGGTAAAGATATTCCAGCATTCCCGAAAGTCGATCGCCAGCAAACCGAGCATTATCGCTAACATCCTTCTCCACTCGACGAAAAGATTGCACCGTTTCCCTTTGAACGATCGCACCCACCAGCACTGTCCCAAAGATTAACAAAATTGTTGGAATGGAAAACTTTAACGAAAAGGGAAACTGCTTCATTATCTTTATCTTTCGATCCTCTCTAGCTTGCTTGCGAATTGACAAACTTACAATGCTTTGACAAGGCGATCGTCAAGCAAGTTTGCCGGATCCACGGGTTTGGACAGCAGATCGTTGTCCATCATAATCGCAACCAGTCGTCGAGCCGTTTTTAACAGCAAGGGATTCTCCCCTCCCAGCAATGTTTGATTTTCTTGTATATCCGGACTGCGCAAACCCTCAAAGGATTCGAGGA encodes:
- the psb29 gene encoding photosystem II biogenesis protein Psp29, encoding MDQVRTVSDTKRKFYAHHTRPINSVYRRVVEELMVEMHLLSVNVNFRYDPIYALGVVTSFDRFMRGYRPEQDLSSIFNALCQAVQGDPQTYRQDAENLKNSVQGLSIEQISSWNSSLVSQGSASNLYERFKEIAFNDSFKYSRLFAIGLYSLLEQIDAEVVNDEKQRNSILQELCESLKLSTDKVQKDLDLYRSNLEKMDQVQAVLEDALQAERKRKQKRALEKQPATPTEEPAPEASGEEDSSSEDTPSS
- a CDS encoding FHA domain-containing protein, producing the protein MITLTLLHPLQAVPVQSWTFDPKSRIRVGRSTDNEVILYSAVVSRHHIEIQRKDSQWEIRNLGANGTYLDGKRINKAVVIDGMVVRLASSGPQIQIHIKSGEVGEPVTTPSVQQQQHRLENDHSTDTLIT
- a CDS encoding CocE/NonD family hydrolase — translated: MSVIKETASMLTRDRVRLDSDIYRPREEGTFPVLLMRQPYGRAIASTVVYAHPTWYAKQGYIVVIQDVRGRGTSEGEFNPFMGEVEDGFDTVTWAAQLPRSTGKVGMYGFSYQGMTQLYAAASRPPVLKVLCPGMVGYNLYSDWAYENGAFCLQANLGWAVQLAAETARLKRDRAAYQILHQASRHLPFDTPTPAFQKAFQTHCPGSFYQRWLAHPTFDRDWQSQILPLDAINLPQLHIGGWFDPYLRGTLNLYQQMAKTNSPQSLIIGPWAHLPWGRKVGEIDYGAAAASPVDSLQIRWFDCFLKGKENGILKEPPVRYFEMGSNQWRSFETIAQDNYRTYYLASDGLASIQDKSGQLLLTPDPQTQEDILVSDPWRPVPSLGGHPSIPAGSFERSGIDCRTDVLTYTSEPLIEAITVVGQGFILIDCTADVPSFDLCGILSEVHPDGRVYNFTQGYIRVDFPQRPVKIPLQATCTTLKKGTCLRLSLSATCFPAYAINPGMGAFPGETDLIDRQIITITVERDRASQIQLPLL
- a CDS encoding peptidoglycan-binding protein; the encoded protein is MATRSETRELIMEPPNLSIEEEEFEPCEHYNQLEPDTAAAFTRSLPSGSMMVKQVSSCSTSVVNGLSKQIIDEMNAIVPGVLVTFDSFNVSIGPAVWPYLQQPAKEALGRAIADRGQTLSVNSAYRTIAQQLILYNHSLRRRCGISIAARPGRSNHQSGLAVDINDPQGWRPFLERQGWSWLGRKDPPHFNYVGGGTQDIRSLAVLAFQKLWNKNNLNSQITEDSAYGPQVESCLNKSPIEGFGATPPGGGSRTLRLSTPRMEGDDIREIQQALASAGFQLDLDGVYGSGTAAAVKEFQAKEGLEADGIFGPASRTKLLKPKL